The Lactuca sativa cultivar Salinas chromosome 2, Lsat_Salinas_v11, whole genome shotgun sequence genome includes a window with the following:
- the LOC111897474 gene encoding protein LITTLE ZIPPER 3, protein MERLNSKLYMENCLIMQENEKLRKKAQLLNQENQALLSQLKQRLTMGNQNVNNAPDSYADLNLNTKATSSSRKP, encoded by the coding sequence ATGGAAAGGTTGAATTCAAAGCTCTACATGGAGAACTGTTTGATAATGCAAGAGAATGAGAAACTGAGGAAGAAAGCGCAACTTCTTAACCAAGAGAATCAAGCATTATTGTCTCAGTTGAAGCAAAGGCTCACCATGGGTAACCAAAATGTCAATAATGCCCCTGACTCCTACGCTGACCTCAACCTTAATACCAAAGCTACTTCAAGTTCAAGGAAGCCTTGA